A window of Desulfobulbus oralis genomic DNA:
AGCATGTCAATGGCCGGATACACACGACGATTCGCCATCTTGCGGTCCAGCACGATCTCCATGTTGCCCGTGCCCTTGAATTCCTCGAAAATCACCTCATCCATGCGGCTGCCGGTTTCAATCAGCGCGGTGGCGAGAATGGTCAGACTGCCGCCCTCTTCCACATTTCTGGCCGCCCCGAAAAAGCGTTTGGGCCGGTGCAGGGCATTGGCTTCCACGCCGCCGGAAAGAATCTTGCCGGATGCGGGCGTGACCGTGTTGTAGGCCCGGGCCAGACGGGTGATGGAGTCCAGCATGATGACCACGTCCTTCTTGTGTTCCACCAGCCGTTGCGCCTTCTGGATGACCATCTCCGCCACCTGAATATGGCGCTGCGGCGGCTCGTCAAAGGTGGAACTGACTACCTCGGCCCGGACGGTGCGCTGCATGTCGGTCACCTCTTCGGGCCGCTCGTCGATCAAAAGCACAATCAGGATGATCTCCGGATGGTTGGCGACGATGGCGTTTGCGATCTGCTGCATCAAAACGGTCTTGCCGGTGCGGGGCGGGGCCACGATCAGGCCACGCTGGCCCTTGCCCAGGGGCGAGGCGATGCTCAACACCCGCATGGAAAGGTTGTCCGGCGTGGTTTCCAGATTGATGCGCTCATCCGGATGGAGCGGGGTCAGGTTGGTGAAGGTGGTTTTGTTCTTGGCTGCTTCCGGCGGATCGTAGTTGATGCTGTCCACCTTCAGGAGTGCAAAGTAGCGCTCGTTGTCCTTGGGTGAGCGCACCTCGCCCTCGATGGTGTCGCCGGTACGCAGGTTGAGCCGCCGTATCTGCGAAGGGGAGACATAGATATCGTCCGGGCCGGGCAGATAGTTGTAATCCGGCGCACGCAAAAAGCCGAAGCCGTCCTGCAGAATCTCCAGCACGCCGCTTCCCCGGAGTTTGCCCTCGTCATCCGCCTGTACCTTCAGAATGGCGAAGATGAGCTCCTGCCGGGTCATGTTGCTGAAGCCCTCGATATTGAGGGCAGCGGCCATATTGACCAGTTCCTTGATTTTTTTGTTCTTCAGATCGGAGAGATTCATGGGCAGACGGGGCCGCTACAGGCCAAAGGAGAAGGAGAAATGCAGCGCGTCCCGGCGCCACCGCAGGGCAATGGGCCGAAACATGCCGGAACAATACGGCGGCAGATGCAAGGGGGCTTGTACGTATTCAAAAGACGGGAACAAGCGGCATGGCAAGGATGCCGGCAGCAGAAATTAACAGAGCGCCGAAAAGATGCGCAGCGGCAATGACAGCGATGACAACAGGCAAGTAAAGCTTGCGGGATTGCAAAACAGAAGATCCGCACGAAAGGAGCGCGAAGTGCAAGGGATGCTATTGAATTTGGGTAGCGCTGTCAAGCACTTTCTTGTACCCGTTTCTCCAGCGCTTCACCCAGCCGGACAGCGGCCCGCCGCGTTTCGGCCCAGCTCCCGTTGTTAGCAATCACATAGTCGGCCAGACGCGCCTTTGCGGCCAGATCCATCTGGGCCGACAGCGCCTGCCTGGCCTGTTTGTGGCTTACGTGGTCCCTGCGCACGAGCCGGCAGAATTGCACGGCCCTGCGGGCATAGACCACCAAAACGGCATCCATGTGCTGCTGCCAGCCTGCTTCGTACAGCAACGGCACCTCCACCAGCACGAGCGGGGCCCCGCCGCAGCGGGCAATCTCCTCCCGCATGCGGGCCAGCGCCACGGGATGCAGCAGGCTGTCGACCTGCTGCCGCAGCCCGGCATCGGCGAACAGGGCTGCCCGCAGGCAAGGCCGGTCGATGGCGCCATCCGGGCGCTCGTAGCCGGTCCCAAATGCGGCATGCAGCGCCTGCCAGCCCGGCTGTCCCTGGTCCAGAAGACTGCGGCAGCAGTGGTCCATATCGACAAGCGGCGCCAGACAAT
This region includes:
- the rho gene encoding transcription termination factor Rho, yielding MNLSDLKNKKIKELVNMAAALNIEGFSNMTRQELIFAILKVQADDEGKLRGSGVLEILQDGFGFLRAPDYNYLPGPDDIYVSPSQIRRLNLRTGDTIEGEVRSPKDNERYFALLKVDSINYDPPEAAKNKTTFTNLTPLHPDERINLETTPDNLSMRVLSIASPLGKGQRGLIVAPPRTGKTVLMQQIANAIVANHPEIILIVLLIDERPEEVTDMQRTVRAEVVSSTFDEPPQRHIQVAEMVIQKAQRLVEHKKDVVIMLDSITRLARAYNTVTPASGKILSGGVEANALHRPKRFFGAARNVEEGGSLTILATALIETGSRMDEVIFEEFKGTGNMEIVLDRKMANRRVYPAIDMLKSGTRKEDLLLPPEELNRIWILRKLLSAMNPVDAMEFLLDKMGQTKSNQEFFAAMNR
- the coaE gene encoding dephospho-CoA kinase (Dephospho-CoA kinase (CoaE) performs the final step in coenzyme A biosynthesis.), whose product is MILGVTGGIGSGKSSVSRLLASYCLAPLVDMDHCCRSLLDQGQPGWQALHAAFGTGYERPDGAIDRPCLRAALFADAGLRQQVDSLLHPVALARMREEIARCGGAPLVLVEVPLLYEAGWQQHMDAVLVVYARRAVQFCRLVRRDHVSHKQARQALSAQMDLAAKARLADYVIANNGSWAETRRAAVRLGEALEKRVQESA